The following coding sequences are from one Candidatus Binatia bacterium window:
- a CDS encoding FAD-linked oxidase C-terminal domain-containing protein → MLQQRLIDALGSDAVKTEPEDLAVYAFDAYTDGGLPSAVVLPRSTREVSAIVKIARECGEPIVARGAGTGLCGGAVPKSGGVILSFARMNRVLEFDERNRRAHVQPGLINLDLSRFVAESGLFYAPDPSSQKIATIGGNIATNAGGAHCLSYGTTVNHVLGLEVVDDCGEVFTTNVDDGGYDLTAALVGSEGTLGIVTSAWLRLLAQPESVRVWVAAFDDVDAASEAVSAIVAAGILPTALEMMDAVITAAVEAAFHAGYPTEAGAVLLVESAGLEEDVDAAEAAIHAIVTQHRARSWRSARDRTERDALWAGRKGAAGSTGRIAPNYYTQDVCVPRSKLPAALKIVEAAASANGITVGNVFHAGDGNLHPLLMYDKRDRKQVAAVVETGNEILQCAIDLGGTISGEHGIGWEKREAMTRVYTTEDLATMARVRDVFDPARALNPEKIFPSGLRCPEVTPP, encoded by the coding sequence ATGCTGCAGCAGCGGTTGATCGACGCGCTCGGAAGCGACGCCGTGAAGACCGAGCCGGAAGACCTCGCGGTCTACGCGTTCGACGCGTACACCGACGGCGGGCTGCCCTCGGCGGTGGTGCTGCCGCGCTCGACGCGCGAGGTCAGCGCGATCGTCAAGATCGCGCGCGAGTGCGGCGAACCGATCGTCGCGCGCGGCGCCGGAACCGGACTCTGCGGCGGCGCGGTGCCAAAATCCGGCGGCGTCATCCTCTCCTTCGCCCGCATGAACCGCGTGCTCGAATTCGACGAGCGCAACCGGCGCGCGCACGTGCAGCCCGGATTGATCAATCTCGATCTCTCGCGCTTCGTCGCCGAGAGCGGGCTCTTCTACGCGCCCGATCCCTCGTCGCAGAAAATTGCGACGATCGGCGGCAACATCGCGACGAACGCCGGCGGCGCGCACTGTCTTTCGTACGGAACGACCGTCAATCACGTCCTCGGCCTGGAAGTCGTCGACGACTGCGGCGAGGTCTTCACGACGAACGTCGACGACGGGGGCTACGATCTTACCGCCGCGCTCGTCGGGAGCGAAGGAACGCTCGGCATCGTGACCTCGGCGTGGCTGCGGCTCTTGGCGCAGCCGGAATCCGTTCGCGTCTGGGTCGCCGCCTTCGACGACGTTGACGCGGCCTCGGAGGCGGTTTCGGCGATCGTCGCCGCCGGAATTCTGCCGACCGCGCTCGAGATGATGGATGCCGTGATCACCGCCGCCGTCGAGGCGGCTTTCCACGCGGGCTATCCGACCGAGGCGGGCGCGGTCCTGCTCGTCGAGAGCGCGGGTCTCGAAGAGGACGTCGACGCCGCCGAGGCCGCGATTCACGCGATCGTCACGCAGCACCGCGCACGCTCCTGGCGAAGCGCGCGCGATCGAACCGAACGCGACGCGCTCTGGGCCGGGCGCAAGGGCGCCGCGGGCTCGACCGGGCGCATCGCGCCGAACTACTACACGCAGGACGTCTGCGTGCCGCGCAGCAAACTGCCGGCCGCGCTCAAGATCGTCGAGGCCGCGGCGAGCGCCAACGGCATCACCGTCGGCAACGTCTTTCACGCGGGCGACGGCAATCTGCACCCGCTGCTGATGTACGACAAGCGCGACCGCAAGCAGGTCGCCGCAGTCGTCGAGACCGGCAACGAGATCCTGCAGTGCGCGATCGACCTCGGCGGAACGATCAGCGGCGAGCACGGCATCGGCTGGGAGAAGCGCGAGGCGATGACGCGCGTCTACACGACCGAGGATCTCGCGACGATGGCACGCGTGCGCGACGTCTTCGATCCCGCGCGCGCGCTCAATCCGGAGAAAATCTTTCCGAGCGGCCTGCGCTGCCCCGAGGTGACGCCGCCGTGA
- the aroH gene encoding chorismate mutase, giving the protein MVENARVCAFRGIRGAITAAADDKVSIESATKRLLEEITRRNEIELDDIASVLFTVTPDLHAAFPALAARAMGWTWVPMLHACEIDVPGSLGKCIRVLMHVNTTRRPEEIEHVYLDGAVGLRPDLLRGNP; this is encoded by the coding sequence ATGGTAGAGAACGCCCGAGTTTGCGCGTTTCGCGGGATCCGCGGCGCGATTACGGCCGCTGCGGACGATAAAGTCTCGATCGAGTCCGCGACGAAGCGGCTGCTCGAGGAGATCACGCGCCGCAACGAGATCGAGCTCGACGACATCGCCTCGGTGCTCTTCACGGTTACGCCGGATCTGCACGCCGCGTTCCCGGCGCTCGCGGCGCGCGCGATGGGCTGGACCTGGGTGCCGATGCTCCACGCCTGCGAGATCGACGTTCCGGGCTCGCTCGGAAAGTGCATTCGCGTGCTGATGCACGTGAACACGACGCGCCGGCCCGAGGAGATCGAGCACGTCTATCTCGACGGCGCCGTCGGATTGCGCCCCGACCTTCTGCGAGGAAACCCCTGA